The proteins below come from a single Phocoena sinus isolate mPhoSin1 chromosome 2, mPhoSin1.pri, whole genome shotgun sequence genomic window:
- the BBS4 gene encoding Bardet-Biedl syndrome 4 protein isoform X7 yields MAEQRLAMRTQFPASAESIKPRLKKAPEFPILEKQNWLIHLHYIRKDYEACKDVIKEQLQETQGLCEYAIYVQALIFRLEGNIQESLELFQTCAVLSPQSADNLKQVARSLFLLGKHKAATEVYNEAAKLNQKDWEICHNLGVCYIYLKQLDKAQDQLHNALHLNRHDLTYIMLGKIHLLEGDLDKAIEIYKKAVEFSPENTELLTTLGLLYLQLGIYQKAFEHLGNALTYDPTNYKAILAAGSMMQTHGDFDVALTKYRIVACAVPESPPLWNNIGMCFFGKKKYVAAISCLKRANYLAPFDWKILYNLGLVHLTMQQYASAFHFLSAAINFQPKMGELYMLLAVALTNLEDTENARRAYTEAVRLDKCNPLVNLNYAVLLYNQGEERGALAQYQEMEKKVNLLKDSSSLEFDPEVSEEHPSSQSQHLFLWSQSPLWKRNPRKHQHK; encoded by the exons CTCCAGAGTTTCCTATTTTGGAGAAGCAGAACTGGTTGATACATCTCCACTATATCCGGAAGGATTATGAAGCATGCAAG gatGTTATCAAAGAACAGCTTCAGGAGACTCAGGGGTTATGTGAATATGCTATCTATGTCCAAG CATTGATATTTCGCCTGGAAGGAAATATCCAAGAATCCCTAGAACTCTTTCAGACGTGTGCTGTTCTCAGCCCTCAGTCTGCTGATAACCTCAAGCAGGTGGCCAGATCTTT ATTTCTTTTGGGAAAACATAAAGCTGCCACTGAAGTATATAATGAAGCAGCTAAACTTAACCAGAAAGATTGG GAGATCTGTCATAACCTAGGAGTTTGCTACATTTACCTGAAACAGTTGGACAAG GCACAAGACCAGTTGCACAATGCCCTACATCTTAACAggcatgatctgacttacataatGCTGGGCAAGATCCATTTGCTGGAGGGAGACTTGGACAAGGCCATCGAAATCTACAAGAAAGCAGTGGA GTTCTCACCAGAAAATACAGAACTTCTCACAACTTTAGGATTACTCTACCTCCAG CTTGGCATTTACCAGAAGGCATTTGAACATCTTGGAAATGCACTGACTTATGACCCCACCAACTACAAG GCCATCTTGGCAGCAGGCAGCATGATGCAGACCCATGGGGACTTTGACGTTGCCCTCACCAAGTACAGAATTGTAGCTTGTGCTGTTCCAGAAAGTCCTCCACTCTGGAATAACATTGGAATGTGTTTCTTTGGCAAGAAGAAATACGTGGCA GCTATCAGCTGCCTGAAACGAGCCAACTACTTGGCACCCTTCGATTGGAAGATTCTGTATAATTTGGGCCTTGTCCACTTGACCATGCAGCAGTATGCATCAGCCTTCCATTTTCTCAGTGCAGCCATCAACTTCCAGCCAAAGATGGGGGAGCTCTACATGCTCTTGGCTG TGGCTCTGACCAATCTGGAAGACACAGAGAATGCCAGGAGAGCCTACACAGAAGCAGTCCGCCTGGATAA GTGTAACCCTTTGGTAAACCTGAACTATGCTGTGCTGCTGTACaaccagggagaggagaggggcgcCCTGGCCCAGTACcaggagatggagaagaaagtCAACCTACTCAAGGACAGCAGCTCCCTGGAATTTGACCCGGAG GTGTCGGAGGAACATCCCAGCTCACAAAGCCAGCATCTCTTCCTGTGGAGCCAGAGCCCACTGTGGAAGCGCAACCCACGGAAGCATCAgcacaaataa